A section of the Flavobacteriales bacterium genome encodes:
- a CDS encoding MBL fold metallo-hydrolase, giving the protein MKLYSIETGFFKLDGGAMFGVVPKSIWQRTNPADENNMCTWAMRCLLIEDGNRLILIDNGIGNKQDDKFLRHYYLHGNATLEKSLAKHGFGKDDITDVFLTHLHFDHCGGSVNWNRDRTGFEMNFKNATYWSNARHWKWATEPNRRERASFLKENILPIQESGQLKFIENEGEWIPGIDILFANGHTDAQMIPKIQYKGQTLVFMADLLPSVGHFPIPFVMGYDTRPLITLDEKEKFLNEAADNNYLLMFEHDSVNECSSVVHTDKGVRSDRTFKLEEL; this is encoded by the coding sequence ATGAAACTCTACAGCATAGAAACTGGATTTTTCAAATTGGATGGTGGTGCCATGTTTGGGGTTGTGCCGAAATCGATCTGGCAGCGGACCAACCCTGCCGATGAGAATAACATGTGTACGTGGGCCATGCGCTGTCTGCTGATAGAAGACGGGAACAGGCTGATCCTGATTGATAACGGCATTGGCAATAAGCAAGATGACAAGTTTCTGCGGCACTATTATCTGCATGGCAATGCTACGCTGGAAAAGAGCCTTGCCAAGCACGGTTTCGGGAAAGATGACATAACGGATGTGTTCTTGACACATCTCCATTTTGACCATTGTGGCGGAAGCGTGAATTGGAACCGCGACCGAACAGGGTTTGAGATGAATTTCAAAAATGCCACATACTGGAGCAACGCACGCCATTGGAAATGGGCCACCGAGCCGAACAGACGCGAACGTGCCAGCTTCCTCAAAGAGAATATTCTACCGATACAGGAAAGTGGGCAATTGAAATTTATTGAGAACGAAGGCGAATGGATTCCGGGAATCGATATTCTGTTTGCCAATGGTCACACCGATGCACAGATGATCCCGAAGATCCAATACAAAGGACAGACCTTGGTCTTCATGGCCGATCTTCTTCCATCAGTAGGTCATTTTCCTATTCCGTTTGTGATGGGGTATGATACGCGCCCACTCATCACGTTGGATGAAAAGGAGAAATTCCTGAACGAAGCAGCCGACAACAACTACCTTCTCATGTTCGAACACGACTCGGTAAATGAATGCAGCAGCGTGGTGCATACAGATAAAGGCGTGCGTTCTGACAGGACTTTCAAATTGGAGGAGTTGTGA
- a CDS encoding peptidoglycan synthetase, with protein MKVHFIAIGGSAMHNLALALHHKGYEVTGSDDEVFEPSKSRLQKYGLLPEKMGWNPDHITNDLDAVILGMHARSDNPELLKAQELGLKIYSYPEYIYEQTKDKTRVVIGGSHGKTTITAMILHVLNRCGVDADYMVGAQLAGFDTMVKLTEKAPVVILEGDEYLSSPIDRRPKFHLYKPNIALISGIAWDHVNVFPTFDNYVEQFSMFVDLIEKGGKLIYCIDDAEVKKVAEDAENDISLLPYSVPPHVIEDGITYLLTDQGKIPLQVFGEHNLVNMNGARLVCASLGVTDKDFYHAIQDFKGASKRLELLASSKKTVVYKDFAHSPSKVKATVAAVKKQFDDRQLVAVLELHTFSSLNLKFLEEYRKSMKLADAAIVYFNPKTLKHKKLPELTKKEVKKAFGKKDLIVITDSSELKEFLHKMSWKKKNLLLMSSGNFDGMDLQKLSKDVVKN; from the coding sequence GTGAAGGTCCATTTCATAGCAATCGGGGGAAGTGCCATGCACAATCTGGCCTTGGCTTTGCACCACAAAGGGTATGAAGTTACGGGGTCTGATGATGAAGTTTTCGAGCCTTCCAAGAGCCGTTTGCAAAAGTACGGTCTGCTGCCTGAGAAAATGGGCTGGAATCCTGATCATATCACAAATGATCTTGACGCAGTGATTCTGGGAATGCATGCACGGAGCGACAATCCCGAGTTGCTGAAAGCGCAGGAGTTGGGATTGAAGATTTATTCCTATCCGGAGTACATCTACGAACAGACCAAGGACAAGACACGCGTGGTGATTGGTGGAAGTCATGGCAAAACGACCATCACAGCCATGATTCTACATGTGCTGAACAGATGTGGTGTGGATGCCGATTACATGGTCGGTGCGCAACTGGCCGGATTCGATACCATGGTGAAGCTGACCGAGAAAGCGCCTGTGGTGATTCTTGAAGGTGACGAATATTTGAGCAGTCCCATCGACCGCAGGCCGAAATTCCATCTGTATAAACCAAACATCGCGCTGATAAGCGGTATTGCTTGGGATCATGTGAATGTGTTTCCGACATTCGACAACTACGTGGAGCAGTTTTCCATGTTCGTGGATCTGATCGAGAAAGGAGGGAAGCTCATTTACTGTATTGATGATGCGGAAGTGAAGAAAGTGGCGGAAGATGCGGAGAATGATATTTCGCTGTTGCCGTACTCCGTTCCGCCTCATGTGATCGAAGATGGCATCACCTATCTACTCACAGACCAAGGAAAGATTCCGTTGCAGGTGTTCGGTGAACACAACTTGGTAAATATGAACGGGGCGCGCTTGGTGTGTGCCAGTTTGGGCGTTACGGATAAGGATTTTTACCACGCCATTCAAGACTTTAAAGGTGCCAGCAAGCGATTGGAGCTGTTGGCATCATCCAAGAAAACCGTTGTTTACAAGGATTTCGCGCATTCGCCATCCAAGGTAAAAGCCACGGTTGCTGCTGTTAAGAAGCAGTTTGACGACCGTCAGCTTGTAGCTGTTTTGGAACTTCATACGTTCAGTTCGCTCAACCTCAAGTTTTTGGAGGAATACCGCAAAAGCATGAAGTTGGCGGACGCGGCCATCGTGTATTTCAATCCTAAAACGTTGAAACACAAGAAGCTGCCTGAACTGACCAAAAAGGAAGTGAAAAAGGCGTTCGGGAAGAAAGATCTCATCGTTATCACCGATTCATCAGAATTAAAGGAGTTCCTCCATAAGATGAGCTGGAAGAAGAAGAATCTGCTACTGATGAGTTCTGGGAACTTCGATGGGATGGATCTTCAAAAACTTTCCAAAGACGTTGTGAAAAATTAG
- a CDS encoding T9SS type A sorting domain-containing protein: MKRFYSFVFLFFFTVSVSFAQYYTLNVGTHETRPCETDSTTSIDAYSNVRMYSTLDDTWNGALDSSLCYSLVQNGNSWRFPLSTVPNDRSVFFEFEIDSALPLDTSTVYLMWSLLYYGCSSSGCEKVHMKMQMPDSSGTDTVYSMVDLVFETGGEPIICFPTQKIIGQEVIQVVYEFHSYGATNDTYFQNPNLEPHYDGTQIIPQVTYPQVDWGPYLVRYWNDVYPTPDSISYTDVMPYGSPTDSTLIEFYIPEYASLHFQDFTALRGALVDSSNSVRHGLDVILNGNMCITWFEVFWEGGTHLVADGGTIGFHGSKGCNLFGRGGGLKVKSGTEFHYGHNGIGMMALKTDAQIEIEPGGHLVINGPVFMYEYGTDTEPNQLYMELPVGAKLTFGEGSSLSNQYSKDGTMKLNIYMRGGELDLSGLTDEEQQLINLIYDKPSPRAWENLTVYPNPTVNSTTLLWVAKDAGEAIQYELFDMTGKRVENGSYFTTNPGHNRFELDLESLKAGTYTIRLTSGDEVLSRTKIMKQ, from the coding sequence ATGAAAAGATTCTACTCCTTCGTCTTCCTTTTCTTCTTTACGGTTTCGGTCAGTTTTGCTCAGTATTACACACTGAATGTTGGCACGCATGAAACTCGACCGTGTGAAACGGACTCCACCACAAGCATTGACGCGTATTCTAATGTTCGCATGTATTCAACGTTAGATGATACTTGGAACGGTGCATTGGACAGTTCTCTTTGCTATTCATTGGTTCAGAACGGTAATTCTTGGAGGTTCCCACTATCTACGGTTCCAAATGACCGTTCGGTCTTTTTCGAGTTTGAAATTGATTCTGCATTGCCTTTGGACACATCAACGGTGTACCTGATGTGGTCGTTGCTCTACTATGGTTGTTCTTCCAGCGGATGTGAGAAAGTTCATATGAAAATGCAAATGCCAGATTCATCTGGAACGGACACGGTTTACAGCATGGTCGATCTGGTGTTCGAGACAGGAGGTGAACCGATTATTTGTTTTCCTACACAGAAAATCATTGGGCAAGAAGTAATTCAAGTTGTCTACGAGTTTCACTCCTATGGAGCAACAAATGACACGTATTTTCAGAACCCAAACTTAGAACCTCATTATGATGGCACCCAAATTATTCCTCAAGTGACCTATCCTCAAGTTGATTGGGGACCTTATCTTGTTCGTTACTGGAATGATGTCTATCCCACACCAGATTCTATTAGTTATACGGATGTGATGCCTTATGGAAGTCCGACCGATTCCACATTGATCGAGTTCTACATTCCAGAGTATGCTTCGCTTCATTTTCAAGATTTCACGGCTTTGCGTGGCGCATTGGTCGATAGTTCTAACTCCGTTAGACATGGCCTCGATGTCATTTTGAATGGCAACATGTGCATTACATGGTTCGAAGTTTTTTGGGAAGGAGGAACACATTTGGTTGCTGACGGTGGAACCATCGGATTTCATGGTTCAAAAGGCTGTAATCTTTTTGGCCGTGGAGGTGGATTGAAAGTGAAAAGTGGTACCGAATTTCACTACGGACATAACGGCATCGGTATGATGGCCCTGAAAACAGACGCTCAGATTGAAATCGAACCGGGAGGTCATTTGGTCATCAATGGTCCTGTGTTCATGTACGAGTATGGCACAGATACGGAACCGAACCAACTCTACATGGAACTTCCGGTAGGTGCCAAACTAACGTTCGGTGAAGGGAGCAGTCTTTCCAATCAATACAGCAAAGATGGAACGATGAAACTCAACATTTACATGCGGGGCGGAGAATTGGACCTGTCAGGTCTGACGGATGAGGAACAGCAACTTATCAATCTGATCTACGATAAGCCAAGTCCACGTGCATGGGAGAATCTGACGGTCTATCCGAACCCGACCGTTAACTCAACAACCTTGCTTTGGGTTGCAAAAGACGCAGGAGAAGCGATTCAGTACGAACTGTTCGATATGACCGGAAAACGAGTTGAAAACGGAAGCTATTTCACCACAAATCCTGGGCACAATCGGTTTGAGCTGGATTTGGAATCCTTGAAAGCAGGAACCTATACAATTCGATTGACATCTGGCGATGAGGTGCTCTCCCGCACAAAAATTATGAAGCAGTAG
- a CDS encoding DUF4199 family protein has protein sequence MVKNPFIVTLIGLFLAIAINVYLFATGDELIFVISRTMFANLMLVLTIVPVHEAIKVRGSSVSFGFGERIRSGMKPVALFTLTVALVTYILFKMFGDPLIGQRIMDMKQLLDAAVADGSITQAESAKRLEGAKQVLSPSMLILILLMSNMVVGFISSLLAAMLIRK, from the coding sequence TTGGTCAAAAATCCTTTCATTGTCACGCTGATCGGCCTCTTTTTGGCCATTGCCATCAATGTCTATTTATTCGCCACGGGCGATGAATTGATCTTCGTTATTTCGCGTACCATGTTCGCCAATCTGATGTTGGTTCTCACGATCGTGCCCGTTCACGAGGCCATCAAAGTGCGTGGTTCATCCGTCTCATTTGGATTTGGCGAACGCATCCGTTCGGGAATGAAACCCGTTGCGCTATTTACGCTGACCGTTGCTTTAGTCACCTACATCCTTTTCAAAATGTTCGGAGATCCGCTGATCGGTCAACGAATTATGGACATGAAGCAGTTGCTGGATGCAGCCGTTGCCGATGGAAGCATTACCCAGGCAGAATCTGCAAAGCGATTGGAAGGTGCTAAGCAAGTACTTTCGCCTTCCATGCTTATTCTCATTTTACTCATGAGCAACATGGTAGTTGGATTCATCAGTTCGCTGCTGGCCGCGATGCTGATTCGGAAATAA
- a CDS encoding redoxin domain-containing protein, with amino-acid sequence MRKTFIIALFLGVVGNVFGQKDGYEIDLNIEGCKPGKAILAYYYGNKQYIKDSTRVDEKGRFVFKGEEALPEGIYIAVMPPDNKYFEVMVDADQHFKMNSKYETPIKSMKVTGSDENTLFYNYLRFLNDQKKKSEPLTSKMEELKKADSLGYKELPEFKKLQDEMAAIDEDVKLYKNKFIEDHPKSLLAVVFLGSKDPEIPEAPVDENGKTDSTFAWRWFKDHYWDLIDFSDDRILRTPVFHNKLERFMTKTIYQIPDSINVEASKLVEKTRKSPELFKYTVFWITSHFETSKQMGMDAVFVHMAQSYYCTGQAFWADSTTISKICDRAKKLSYSLIGNTAPNLIMNDTAGKFQVLHAIPNDYTIIYFWDPTCGHCKKTTPKVKEFYDKFKKELNFEIYGVNTNAEERDEWIKYINEHHLDWINVEDPEQKTAYKYLYDIYSTPVIYLLDKDKKIIAKRLGAEDLENFIRHHKKRSS; translated from the coding sequence ATGAGGAAAACATTCATTATTGCTTTGTTTCTGGGAGTTGTGGGAAACGTTTTCGGCCAAAAAGATGGTTACGAGATCGATCTGAACATTGAAGGTTGCAAGCCAGGAAAAGCCATTCTGGCCTACTATTATGGCAACAAGCAATACATTAAAGACAGTACGCGTGTTGACGAGAAGGGGCGTTTCGTTTTCAAGGGAGAAGAAGCACTTCCAGAAGGAATTTACATTGCGGTAATGCCGCCAGACAACAAGTATTTTGAGGTGATGGTTGATGCCGACCAACACTTCAAAATGAACTCTAAGTATGAGACTCCGATCAAGAGCATGAAGGTGACCGGGAGCGATGAGAACACACTTTTCTACAACTACCTCCGCTTCCTCAATGATCAGAAAAAGAAGAGTGAGCCGCTTACTTCCAAAATGGAAGAGCTGAAAAAAGCCGACAGCCTTGGGTATAAAGAGCTTCCTGAGTTTAAGAAACTACAGGATGAAATGGCCGCGATAGATGAAGACGTGAAGCTGTACAAGAACAAGTTCATTGAAGACCATCCGAAATCGCTGTTGGCAGTTGTTTTCCTTGGTTCCAAAGACCCTGAAATACCAGAAGCTCCCGTTGATGAGAATGGAAAAACGGACAGTACGTTCGCTTGGCGTTGGTTCAAAGATCACTATTGGGATCTGATCGACTTTTCCGATGACCGCATTCTGCGGACGCCCGTGTTTCACAATAAGTTGGAGCGTTTTATGACCAAGACCATTTATCAGATTCCCGATTCGATAAATGTGGAGGCGAGCAAATTGGTAGAGAAAACACGTAAAAGCCCAGAGCTTTTCAAATACACCGTTTTCTGGATAACCAGCCATTTCGAAACATCCAAGCAAATGGGCATGGATGCGGTGTTTGTGCACATGGCGCAGTCTTACTACTGCACGGGTCAGGCGTTCTGGGCAGATTCGACCACCATCTCAAAGATCTGCGACCGCGCAAAGAAGTTGAGTTACTCGCTTATCGGAAACACAGCACCGAACCTCATCATGAATGACACGGCTGGAAAATTTCAGGTGCTGCACGCCATCCCAAATGATTATACCATCATCTATTTCTGGGATCCAACCTGTGGTCATTGCAAAAAAACCACGCCAAAAGTCAAGGAATTCTACGATAAGTTTAAAAAGGAACTGAATTTCGAGATCTATGGTGTGAACACGAATGCTGAGGAGCGCGATGAGTGGATCAAGTACATCAACGAGCATCATTTGGATTGGATAAATGTGGAAGATCCAGAACAGAAAACGGCTTACAAATACCTCTACGACATCTACTCTACTCCAGTTATTTATCTTTTGGACAAGGACAAGAAGATCATTGCCAAGCGTTTGGGAGCCGAAGACCTTGAAAACTTCATCCGACATCATAAGAAAAGATCTTCGTAA
- a CDS encoding GNAT family N-acetyltransferase, which produces MVDYQLLNTTDFATTLEKEAIANFLMRNLEDYLDTRDNVSRAIEYALSKFPHQGGFVLIARHNDEIVGITVVNRTNFEGYFAENILVYLAVDETFRRQGVASELLSRIKVYSKGSVLVRLRQNDTMKELFLKSGFEQDSLEFILNR; this is translated from the coding sequence ATGGTCGATTACCAACTTCTGAACACCACCGATTTTGCCACCACTTTGGAAAAAGAGGCCATTGCCAATTTCCTGATGCGGAACTTGGAGGATTATCTTGACACACGGGATAATGTTTCGCGGGCCATTGAGTACGCTTTGAGCAAATTTCCGCACCAAGGTGGTTTTGTGCTCATTGCAAGGCACAATGATGAAATTGTTGGTATTACGGTTGTGAACCGTACCAATTTTGAAGGCTATTTTGCTGAGAATATTCTGGTGTATCTGGCGGTGGATGAGACCTTTAGAAGGCAAGGTGTGGCCAGCGAACTGTTGAGCAGGATCAAGGTTTACTCGAAAGGAAGTGTGTTGGTGAGGCTTCGCCAGAACGATACGATGAAAGAACTGTTTCTGAAGTCAGGTTTTGAGCAGGATTCGCTCGAATTCATTCTCAATCGCTGA
- a CDS encoding acyl-CoA thioesterase, with the protein MELLMTKVCMTKDIGVHGNLFGGLMLSWIDEAAVAMSNRICKTPNMVTRKMTEILFERPVKVGHTINIYGEAVSMGTTSISLKVEARRYNVYTTEEDIVCRTQIVFVRIDENGDKIPIAGEVRRRFAEEQEKNKES; encoded by the coding sequence ATGGAATTACTGATGACCAAAGTGTGCATGACCAAGGATATTGGCGTGCACGGAAATCTTTTTGGGGGATTAATGCTTTCGTGGATCGATGAGGCGGCTGTTGCCATGAGCAATCGCATCTGTAAAACTCCAAATATGGTCACACGAAAAATGACCGAGATCCTCTTCGAGCGGCCTGTGAAGGTTGGACACACCATCAACATTTATGGAGAAGCGGTTTCGATGGGAACGACCTCAATTTCATTGAAAGTTGAAGCTCGCAGATATAACGTTTACACCACCGAAGAAGACATCGTATGTAGAACACAGATCGTTTTTGTGCGCATTGATGAGAACGGAGATAAGATTCCGATAGCTGGTGAAGTAAGAAGACGCTTTGCCGAGGAGCAGGAAAAGAACAAGGAATCCTGA
- a CDS encoding acyl-CoA dehydrogenase → MAKEYMSMRNLRFLLHEVFNAEQLTKYERYAEHTKDGFDMMLDSAKQIADNLFFPIYEEMDKKPPVMGDGVVHVHPGVKDIMKETGESGWIVAQEGFEHGGQQMPATVYNAANFIFHSANTAAASYFGLTMGSAELISSFGSKELQETYMTKMFAGQWQGTMALTEPHAGSSLGDIRTSATETGDGSYRIKGQKIFISAGDHDGVENIVHLMLAKIEGGPAGSKGISLFVVPKFRPENGQLVPNDVVTAGFEGKMGMKGCPVMHLVMGDNNDCHGWLVGEPHNGLRYMFQMMNGARISVGVMSCGLSSAAYYASLEYANERPQGRSLSNTDLTSPMELIINYADVKRMLLFQKSVMEGGLSLVTQCAFYADMVKVSEGDEKVKYQMLLDLLTPMAKAYPSEMSVQSTSQGMQVLGGAGFCSDFPLQQYYRDTRINPIYEGTTGIQAMDLLGRKVTMKMGAAVMAFGAELQSTIKAGLANENTKAYAEKLGATATKFQEVTMKLMGLAQSEKPEVFLADATLFLENAGILAVGWQWLKQALVVDAKLAEGPSGEELKFYKGKWAAFEYFFEYEVPKSIGLTKRLLSDKRLTLELEPEFIN, encoded by the coding sequence ATGGCGAAAGAATACATGAGCATGCGCAATCTGCGCTTCCTACTTCACGAAGTTTTTAATGCAGAACAACTGACCAAGTACGAACGCTATGCGGAACACACCAAAGATGGTTTCGACATGATGCTCGATTCGGCAAAGCAGATCGCAGACAATCTGTTCTTTCCCATTTATGAGGAGATGGACAAAAAGCCGCCTGTAATGGGTGATGGTGTTGTGCATGTTCATCCTGGCGTGAAAGATATTATGAAGGAAACGGGCGAAAGCGGCTGGATCGTTGCCCAAGAAGGTTTTGAACATGGTGGACAGCAAATGCCTGCAACCGTTTACAATGCTGCCAACTTCATTTTCCATTCGGCCAATACGGCTGCGGCCTCTTATTTTGGACTAACCATGGGTTCGGCAGAGTTGATTTCATCTTTTGGCAGCAAGGAATTGCAGGAAACATACATGACCAAAATGTTCGCTGGCCAATGGCAGGGAACCATGGCTCTCACCGAGCCTCATGCGGGAAGTTCGTTGGGCGACATTAGAACATCTGCGACAGAGACAGGTGACGGCTCATATAGGATCAAGGGGCAGAAAATTTTCATTTCCGCTGGAGACCACGATGGAGTTGAAAACATAGTTCACCTGATGTTGGCCAAGATTGAAGGTGGTCCTGCGGGAAGTAAAGGCATCTCGCTTTTTGTGGTTCCGAAATTTCGCCCAGAAAACGGCCAATTGGTTCCGAACGATGTGGTAACCGCTGGTTTTGAAGGAAAAATGGGAATGAAGGGCTGCCCAGTAATGCACTTGGTAATGGGCGACAACAATGATTGCCACGGCTGGCTGGTCGGTGAACCGCACAACGGCCTGCGTTACATGTTCCAAATGATGAACGGGGCGCGTATCAGCGTTGGGGTGATGTCCTGTGGACTTTCATCTGCCGCCTACTACGCCTCTTTGGAATACGCGAACGAGCGTCCGCAGGGACGATCCCTTTCCAATACAGATCTTACCTCTCCCATGGAACTCATCATCAATTATGCTGATGTGAAGCGAATGTTGCTTTTCCAAAAATCGGTGATGGAAGGAGGTCTTTCGCTGGTAACGCAATGCGCGTTCTATGCCGACATGGTCAAAGTTTCTGAAGGCGATGAAAAAGTGAAGTATCAGATGCTGCTGGATCTTCTTACACCAATGGCCAAGGCGTATCCATCAGAAATGAGTGTACAGAGCACGAGTCAGGGAATGCAAGTGCTTGGCGGTGCTGGTTTCTGTAGCGACTTCCCTTTGCAGCAATACTATCGCGATACGCGAATCAACCCGATCTACGAAGGAACAACAGGTATTCAGGCCATGGACCTTCTCGGCAGAAAAGTGACCATGAAAATGGGAGCGGCCGTCATGGCGTTCGGGGCCGAACTGCAATCGACCATCAAAGCGGGGCTTGCCAATGAGAACACCAAAGCTTACGCTGAGAAATTGGGAGCCACTGCCACCAAGTTTCAGGAAGTGACCATGAAGTTGATGGGATTGGCGCAGAGCGAAAAACCAGAAGTGTTCTTGGCCGATGCCACACTCTTTTTGGAGAACGCAGGTATTCTTGCCGTTGGATGGCAATGGCTAAAGCAAGCGTTAGTGGTAGATGCTAAACTTGCTGAAGGACCTTCTGGTGAAGAATTGAAGTTCTATAAAGGCAAATGGGCCGCCTTCGAGTACTTCTTTGAGTACGAGGTTCCGAAGTCCATTGGTCTTACGAAGCGTTTGCTGAGTGACAAGCGTTTGACCTTGGAACTTGAGCCAGAGTTTATTAATTGA
- a CDS encoding T9SS type A sorting domain-containing protein, translating to MRTFILLLLASTIISANAQQIDWNAPIPSNSLEDTFGLNWPAWAFSHWIWEDESTQHSALQIVDDYISRGIPVNAIIIDSPWETGYNTFEWDTALFENAQAMIDSLHARDVKVVMWITGIVNTDVQPLYDYGKDHDYYMKQLPFDANPTVVNWWKGDGSLIDWFNPDAVAWWKGLMDQMLDMGIDGWKTDGTDFSAIQTPWSPGANNFVSRLDYSHAYYQLHFDYTREVLGNDRLIMARPIDNYGTADIGGDQVSFSPVTTGYAAWVGDQDATFEGLTWALNNMYHSYEKGYLSFGSDIGGYREDDNYQPMGRSKELFIRWAQLGTFSGLMENGGGGEHRPWMFDQETLEIYQDLVQKRYNMLPYLMQQSVDFESNQQSLMQFFNKTDYSYMLGTDIFVAPFLEAGTSITVNFPPGYEWIYLYDNNQVYTGGTTETLNVPYTEYPVFTRGNALSVNELTEIQVSIYPNPTKDELNIRLEDASRSAIVQLMDVSGKVVLQANAKQTVTSISLDDLAQGIYLCRITQDGRTAVRRVIKE from the coding sequence ATGCGAACATTTATACTCCTTCTACTCGCTTCCACCATTATTTCTGCAAATGCTCAGCAGATAGATTGGAACGCCCCCATCCCATCAAATTCCTTGGAAGACACTTTTGGTCTGAATTGGCCTGCGTGGGCTTTTTCACATTGGATTTGGGAAGATGAAAGCACGCAGCACAGCGCGCTACAGATCGTGGACGACTACATTTCCCGTGGCATCCCTGTGAATGCCATTATCATCGATTCTCCTTGGGAAACAGGCTACAACACCTTTGAGTGGGACACCGCCCTTTTTGAGAACGCACAGGCCATGATCGACTCGCTACACGCCCGCGATGTGAAAGTGGTGATGTGGATAACGGGCATTGTCAACACGGATGTACAGCCGCTATACGATTACGGAAAAGACCACGACTATTACATGAAGCAGCTTCCGTTCGATGCCAATCCAACGGTTGTCAATTGGTGGAAAGGCGATGGCAGCCTCATCGATTGGTTCAATCCCGATGCTGTTGCTTGGTGGAAAGGGTTGATGGATCAGATGCTCGATATGGGCATTGACGGCTGGAAAACCGATGGGACAGACTTCTCCGCTATCCAAACGCCTTGGTCGCCCGGTGCTAACAACTTCGTTTCGCGGTTGGATTACTCCCATGCTTACTATCAACTTCATTTCGATTATACCCGTGAAGTTTTGGGCAACGACCGCCTCATCATGGCTCGCCCCATCGACAATTATGGAACGGCAGACATCGGTGGCGATCAGGTGTCCTTCTCCCCTGTGACAACAGGTTATGCAGCGTGGGTCGGTGATCAGGATGCCACGTTCGAAGGTCTTACCTGGGCGCTGAATAACATGTACCATTCTTACGAAAAGGGCTACCTCTCCTTCGGATCGGATATTGGTGGCTACCGCGAGGATGATAACTATCAACCCATGGGGCGATCGAAGGAACTGTTCATCCGCTGGGCGCAGTTGGGAACTTTCAGCGGGCTGATGGAAAACGGTGGCGGAGGCGAGCATCGTCCGTGGATGTTCGATCAGGAAACATTGGAGATTTATCAGGATCTGGTGCAGAAACGCTACAACATGCTTCCTTACCTTATGCAGCAGAGCGTTGATTTTGAGTCCAATCAGCAATCGCTGATGCAGTTCTTCAATAAGACCGATTACAGCTACATGCTCGGTACCGACATTTTCGTAGCTCCGTTCTTGGAAGCAGGCACCAGCATCACGGTCAATTTCCCGCCAGGATATGAGTGGATCTACCTCTACGACAACAATCAGGTGTACACGGGAGGTACTACCGAAACGCTCAATGTTCCTTACACCGAATATCCTGTCTTCACTCGCGGAAATGCGCTATCGGTCAATGAACTCACCGAGATTCAGGTCTCCATCTACCCGAACCCGACCAAAGATGAACTGAACATCCGCTTGGAAGATGCCAGCAGATCGGCCATCGTACAGCTAATGGATGTTTCAGGAAAGGTGGTGCTTCAGGCAAATGCCAAGCAGACGGTCACTTCCATTTCTTTAGATGACCTTGCTCAAGGGATCTACCTCTGTCGCATCACGCAAGATGGCCGCACGGCTGTACGTAGGGTCATCAAAGAATAA